One genomic window of Camelina sativa cultivar DH55 chromosome 5, Cs, whole genome shotgun sequence includes the following:
- the LOC104789371 gene encoding probable H/ACA ribonucleoprotein complex subunit 1 produces the protein MGDDSNPLPRTKDLGSPSIQCPMLTSTNYTVWSMRMRITLRVSEVWETIDPGSTDQKMNDVATDLLFQSIPESLILQLEIKVXGEETRSEDQAKLMFSNSNNQGNYGGYQGNRGGYNRGGYGRRGSSRGGYGRGGYGRGGFGRGNYSGDNSGRGRG, from the coding sequence ATGGGGGACGACTCAAATCCGTTGCCGCGAACCAAGGACCTTGGATCACCATCCATCCAATGTCCGATGTTAACATCGACAAACTATACCGTTTGGTCGATGCGTATGAGAATCACGCTTCGAGTTAGCGAGGTGTGGGAGACTATTGATCCTGGATCCACCGATCAGAAGATGAACGACGTTGCAACTGATCTACTGTTCCAATCCATCCCCGAGTCACTCATCCTGCAGTTGGAGATCAAGGTTCANGGGGAGGAGACCCGAAGTGAAGACCAAGCAAAACTTATGTTCTCTAATTCAAACAATCAAGGAAACTACGGTGGATATCAAGGAAACAGAGGAGGCTATAACAGAGGAGGTTATGGTCGAAGAGGAAGCAGTCGAGGAGGATATGGTCGTGGTGGATATGGTCGAGGTGGTTTTGGTCGTGGTAACTACAGTGGAGATAATTCTGGCAGAGGCAGAGGATGA